In Halosimplex halophilum, the genomic stretch CTCGGCCATTCGTCTCCGCTGTGGACTGGCGCACGTAAAAGCGCACTCACTGACATCCAGTGGCGCCGTGCCGACCGCTCGGCAGCCGGCCTGAGCGCCCGGGAGAGACAAACCTCTTTGGGCCTCCGTACTGGCGATGTGAGTAATGGCCGACACCGACCACGAGTCGCGGGCACACGGGGGGGACGCAGACGACGTCCCCGAGACCGGGGAGGTCGTCCCCGGCCGGTTCTCCTCCGACGAGGTGTTCCAGCGGATCGTCGCCGACGCCGACCACGAGATCACGTCCGGCTTCCGCGAGCTGTTCTTCAGCGGCGTCGCCGGCGGCTTCGCCATCACGATCACCTTCCTGCTGTACGCCTCGCTGTCGGCGTCGACCGACTCGACGGTCCTGGCGGTGATGCTCTACCCGCTCGGGTTCCTCTACATCATCATCGGGGGCTACCAGCTCTACACCGAGAACACGCTCCCGCCGGTCGCGCTCACGCTGGAGCGGCTGGCCAGCCTCCCGGCGCTGGTGCGCCACTGGCTGATCGTCCTCGCGGGGAACTTCGCCGGCGGCGCCGTCGGCGCGGTCGTGCTCGCCTACGGCGGCGTCTTCGAGCCCGCCGCCGCGGAGTACGCCCTCGGGCTGGCACGGAACGGCATCGAGACGCCCGTCACGGCGCTGTTTTTCAAGGCCGCGTTCGCCGGGCTGATCGTCGCCGGCGTCGTCTGGATGGACTTCGCCGCCCGCGACACCATCTCCCGGATCGCCATCGTCTACCTCGCCTTCCTGGCGATCCCGCTCGGCAACCTCTTCCACGTCGTCGTCTCCTTTACCGAGGTGGTCTACACGATGCTGGCCGGCGACCTCGCGCTGGTCCCCGGGCTCACCCAGTTCGTGATCCCGGTCCTGCTGGGCAACACGCTCGGGGGCATCCTGCTCGTGACGGTCGTCAACTACTACCAGACCAGCGAGCGCCGCCTGGAGATCGAGCAGTTCGAGAACGTCCGCCGGCTCTCGCTGCGGGAGATGCTGCTGGGCAACCTCGCCGGGCGGTCGTACGTCCCGCTGGTCGACACCCTGGAGGAGTTCGTCCGCGACCCCGACTCCTACCGGATCCTGGTTCCGATCGCGAACCCGCGGACGGAGGCGCCGCTGGTCGAGTTCGCCTGCGCGCTGGCCAGCACGCGCGAGAAGGGGACCGTCCACGCCCTCCACATCGTCCAGGCGCCGTCGAACCGCCCGCTCGACGACGGCGACCGGGCCCGGATCACCAGCGAGTCCGAGCGGCTCATGGCCGACCTCGAACAGCAGGTCGGCCGCGAGGACGTGACCGTCGAGACCTCGACCATCGTCTCCTCGCGCTCGTTCGAGGAGGTGTTCGACCGGGCGCGGCGCACCCGCCCGGACCTGGCGCTGCTGGGCTGGGGGCAGGGCCGGCTCTGGAACGCCGCCCGCGCCGAGCGGCCGCTGGACGAGCTGACCAACCGTCTGCCCTGCGACTTTCTCGTCGTCAAGGACCGCGGGCTCGACTGTTCGCGGGTCCTGCTGCCCACGGCGGGCGGCCCGGACTCCGACCTCAGCGCCGAGGTGGCGCGCGCGCTCCAGACGACCGCCGGCGCCGAGGTGTCGCTGCTGCACGTCGTCGACGGCCCCGACCGGCGCGAGGCGGGCCAGCGGTTCCTCGACGAGTGGGGCGAGGCGCACGACCTGGGCGGGGCGGCCACGATCGTCGACGACTCCGGCGACGTGGAAGCGGCCATCGAGTCGGCGGCGGCCGACCACACGCTGGTACTGCTCGGCGCGACCGAGCGGGGGATGATCTCGCGGCTGGTCACCGACTCGCTGCACCTCGACGTGGTCAACGACGTCGACGCCTCGGTGCTGTTCGCCGAGCGACCGACCGACCGGCCGCTGGTCGAGCGGCTGTTCGGGAGCGGGCGACGGGAGCAGAGCGGCGCGGGCTCGGACAGGTAACGCGACGGCCGGGGACGGGGCGCCGCCGCCCCGTCAGAAGATGACGCGTTCGAGCAACCGGCGGACGAGGCCGGGCTGTGACGACTCGTGGGGGTACACCGTTATCTCCGTGCAGGTCGGCGGCCGGCTCGACTCGCGGTCGAACAGCGCGCCCCGGAGCCGGTGGTCGGCGCCCCGCCGGATCCGCAGATCGGGCGCCGACGACCCGTCGGCCGCCCCCTCGGCGGGCGACCAGCTGACGGGGACCGACAGCAGGTCGGCGAAGCGGTCCCGGAACTCCCCGAGCGTCCGCTCGCGCTGGTCCGGCCCGTCGCCGGCCCCCGCGTCCCGGAGCAGGACCTCGCTGCCGTTCTGGCTGGCGATGGCCTCCGTGACGGCGACCTGGTCGGGGTTGAACGGGCCGCCGTCGCTCGCGAGCTCGACGGTCCGGGGGCGGTCGTAGCCCCTGTTGTCGACGAGCAACACGTCGGTCGGGGCGTGGCGGACCACCCAGTCGATGGGGTCGCCGACGAGCCGCGAGCGGAGCCGCAGGCGCTCGTG encodes the following:
- a CDS encoding formate/nitrite transporter family protein; its protein translation is MADTDHESRAHGGDADDVPETGEVVPGRFSSDEVFQRIVADADHEITSGFRELFFSGVAGGFAITITFLLYASLSASTDSTVLAVMLYPLGFLYIIIGGYQLYTENTLPPVALTLERLASLPALVRHWLIVLAGNFAGGAVGAVVLAYGGVFEPAAAEYALGLARNGIETPVTALFFKAAFAGLIVAGVVWMDFAARDTISRIAIVYLAFLAIPLGNLFHVVVSFTEVVYTMLAGDLALVPGLTQFVIPVLLGNTLGGILLVTVVNYYQTSERRLEIEQFENVRRLSLREMLLGNLAGRSYVPLVDTLEEFVRDPDSYRILVPIANPRTEAPLVEFACALASTREKGTVHALHIVQAPSNRPLDDGDRARITSESERLMADLEQQVGREDVTVETSTIVSSRSFEEVFDRARRTRPDLALLGWGQGRLWNAARAERPLDELTNRLPCDFLVVKDRGLDCSRVLLPTAGGPDSDLSAEVARALQTTAGAEVSLLHVVDGPDRREAGQRFLDEWGEAHDLGGAATIVDDSGDVEAAIESAAADHTLVLLGATERGMISRLVTDSLHLDVVNDVDASVLFAERPTDRPLVERLFGSGRREQSGAGSDR